A region of Streptomyces sp. NBC_01750 DNA encodes the following proteins:
- a CDS encoding fatty acid desaturase family protein, protein MDSQTVIHPPPPEIRQEAGSDFSRLSRKIADAGLMGRRPGYYAARIAAVTALYVCGWIAFVLVGDSWWTLAVAAFLAVVFGQVALLAHDVAHRQVFRLRKASERIGRIAGNAGIGMGYGWWQDKHTRHHANPNHEELDPDLIPDILVWSQNQAHAARGLPRVLGRFQAFLFFPLLTLEGFNLHLSGVKSLADRSLKNRVVEGSLLFAHFALYLGALFLVLPPGMAIAFLVVHQCLFGVYLGSIFAPNHKGMPILTGDDRPDFLRRQVLTSRNVRGGWFTDVALGGLNYQIEHHLFPSMPSPHLRRAQAIVRRHCQDLGVNYLETSLITSYRQALASLHQAGAPIRHAAPA, encoded by the coding sequence ATGGATTCGCAGACCGTTATTCACCCTCCCCCGCCTGAAATCCGACAAGAGGCGGGGAGTGACTTCTCCCGACTGTCGAGGAAGATTGCCGACGCCGGCCTGATGGGCCGACGCCCGGGCTACTACGCGGCCCGGATCGCGGCGGTCACTGCCCTCTACGTCTGCGGGTGGATCGCGTTCGTCCTCGTCGGCGACAGCTGGTGGACGCTCGCGGTGGCGGCGTTCCTCGCCGTCGTCTTCGGCCAGGTTGCGCTCCTCGCGCACGACGTGGCGCACCGGCAGGTGTTCCGGCTCCGCAAGGCCAGCGAACGAATCGGCCGTATCGCCGGAAACGCCGGTATCGGGATGGGCTACGGATGGTGGCAGGACAAGCACACGCGCCATCACGCCAACCCCAATCATGAGGAACTGGACCCCGACCTCATCCCCGACATCCTGGTCTGGTCGCAGAATCAGGCCCACGCCGCAAGAGGGCTGCCCCGTGTGCTCGGGCGCTTTCAGGCGTTCCTTTTCTTCCCTCTCCTCACTCTCGAGGGCTTCAACCTGCACCTGTCGGGTGTGAAGTCGCTGGCCGACCGCTCGCTGAAGAACCGCGTGGTGGAAGGAAGTCTGCTGTTCGCGCACTTCGCCCTCTACCTTGGGGCCCTGTTCCTGGTCCTGCCGCCCGGCATGGCCATTGCGTTCCTTGTGGTTCACCAGTGTCTGTTCGGGGTCTACCTGGGCTCGATCTTCGCCCCCAACCACAAGGGGATGCCGATCCTGACCGGCGACGACCGCCCCGACTTCCTGCGGCGCCAAGTGCTCACCTCACGCAATGTCCGCGGTGGATGGTTCACCGACGTCGCACTCGGCGGACTGAACTACCAGATCGAGCACCATCTGTTCCCAAGCATGCCCAGCCCGCATCTGCGCAGGGCACAGGCAATCGTCCGCCGCCACTGCCAGGACCTGGGAGTGAACTACCTGGAGACCAGCCTGATCACTTCCTACCGACAGGCCCTCGCCAGCCTCCACCAGGCCGGAGCGCCGATCCGGCACGCCGCCCCCGCCTAG